A single region of the Chionomys nivalis chromosome 23, mChiNiv1.1, whole genome shotgun sequence genome encodes:
- the Spty2d1 gene encoding protein SPT2 homolog encodes MDFREILLIASKGQGVNHVPKRYSLAVGPPKKDPKVKGVQSAAVQAFLRRKEEELRRKALEEKRRKEELVRKRIELKHDKKARAMAKRTKDNFHGYDGIPVEEKTKKRQLAESRPNQGTDPECEVEEEEFLDYSQDELEQDFEEEQEPLKAESKPKAPLKSAPPPMNFTDLLRLAEKKQFEPVEIKAARKAEERPMTAEELREREFLERKHKKKKPETDAKLPPPMSKRTPSHRDSVGTKPSKGSGDRQPSSKGLLSPHAEKKPRPSTASEKQVALSSSKSMPGERTKAGSGSSSQASHNRPVFNGAGKPHPSTCSPSVPKTAASGTQKPASEHKAKKPLPSHPSHSKPGPTVFPHNKAKSPGIRQPGSNTDSASGRPSPGTARPTVSSGAMPRRQNGSSSLGPEQSVSGIRKLASNPHPSGRTVNGTNGPGRPASSSTGPGRPISGPGVSGRPLSSSGGPRRSVNSPHDIRRPVSNQGPPGRSVGGPGRSISGSVPAGRTVSSGPGRPVSSLGPGRTVSSPGLPIKPKCTVVSETISSKNIISRSSNGQINGMKPPMSGYRSAPGPQRLPFPTGYKRPREYEDDDDDEYDSEMDDFIEDEGEPQEEISKHIREIFGYDRKKYKDESDYALRYMESSWKEQQKEEAKSLRLGMQEDLEEMRREEEEMKRRKAKKLKRH; translated from the exons CcttagaagagaaaaggaggaaggaagaactaGTGAGAAAGCGAATTGAGCTCAAACATGACAAGAAAGCCAGAGCTATGGCCAAGAGGACAAAGGACAATTTTCATGGCTACGATGGGATTCctgtggaggaaaagacaaagaagaggcAGCTAGCAGAAAGCCGCCCGAACCAGGGAACTGACCCAGAGTgtgaggtggaggaggaagagttcCTAGACTACAGTCAGGATGAGTTGGAGCAGGACTTCGAGGAGGAGCAAGAGCCTCTCAAAGCTGAAAGCAAACCAAAAGCCCCCCTTAAGAGTGCCCCTCCCCCCATGAACTTCACTGACTTGCTGAGGTTAGCTGAGAAGAAGCAGTTTGAACCAGTGGAGATCAAGGCAGCGAGGAAAGCTGAGGAGCGGCCCATGACTGCAGAGGAACTCAGGGAGCGAGAGTTTCTTGAACGAAAgcataagaaaaagaaacctgagaCCGACGCCAAACTACCTCCGCCCATGTCCAAAAGGACCCCCTCTCATAGAGACAGTGTGGGCACAAAACCCAGCAAGGGTTCTGGGGACAGGCAGCCTTCTTCCAAAGGATTGCTGTCTCCTCATGCTGAGAAGAAACCCAGACCCAGCACAGCCAGTGAAAAGCAAGTAGCTTTGTCTTCATCCAAATCCATGCCAGGAGAGAGAACCAAGGCAGGATCTGGCAGTAGCTCCCAGGCCTCACACAACAGACCTGTCTTCAATGGGGCTGGAAAGCCTCACCCCAGCACCTGTTCCCCAAGTGTCCCGAAGACTGCTGCTAGTGGGACTCAGAAACCTGCTTCTGAGCACAAAGCCAAAAAACCTCTTCCTTCTCATCCCAGCCATTCCAAACCTGGGCCCACAGTCTTCCCACACAACAAAGCTAAGAGTCCAGGTATCAGACAGCCAGGCAGCAACACGGACTCAGCTTCTGGACGACCTAGCCCGGGGACAGCTCGGCCCACAGTTAGTTCTGGCGCTATGCCCAGGCGCCAGAATGGCAGCTCCAGCTTAGGACCCGAGCAATCCGTCAGTGGGATCAGAAAGCTTGCCAGCAATCCGCATCCCTCTGGACGAACAGTCAATGGCACAAATGGTCCTGGACGACCTGCCAGCAGCTCCACTGGCCCTGGGCGACCCATCAGTGGCCCTGGAGTTTCTGGGAGACCTTTGAGCAGTTCTGGAGGTCCTAGGCGGTCTGTAAACAGTCCACATGACATTCGACGACCAGTGAGCAACCAAGGCCCCCCTGGGCGGTCAGTCGGTGGCCCTGGAAGATCTATAAGTGGTTCCGTTCCAGCTGGACGGACTGTCAGTTCAGGCCCTGGAAGACCAGTGAGCAGCTTAGGACCTGGACGAACAGTTAGTAGCCCAGGCCTCCCCATAAAACCCAAGTGCActgttgtctcagaaacaatttCTTCAAAGAATATTATTAGTCGGTCAAGCAACGGACAGATAAATGGAATGAAGCCTCCCATGTCTGGCTACAGATCTGCCCCAG GTCCTCAAAGGCTCCCCTTCCCGACTGGCTACAAAAGACCTCGAGAgtatgaagatgatgatgatgatgaatatgATTCAGAAATGGATGATTTCATCGAAGATGAAGGAGAACCTCAGGAAGAAATATCCAAGCACATTCGGGAAATCTTTGGCTATGACCGAAAAAA ATATAAAGATGAAAGTGACTATGCCTTACGTTACATGGAGAGCAGCTGGAAGGAGCAGCAGAAGGAGGAAGCCAAGAG TTTAAGACTAGGTATGCAAGAGGACTTGGAGGAAATGAGAcgtgaagaagaagaaatgaaacgtCGAAAGGCCAAGAAGCTGAAGCGACATTAG
- the Misfa gene encoding mitochondrial sheath formation-associated protein has protein sequence MIVLGWMLFVGLASYMGTFPEVMPPTLKWKEGLPVWETKARRRSQALEDELLLLL, from the exons atGATCGTGCTGGGCTGGATGCTTTTTGTTGGGCTTGCATCCTACATGGGGACATTTCCAGAGGTGATG CCTCCGACTCTAAAGTGGAAAGAGGGGTTGCCTGTTTGGGAGACCAAGGCACGGCGAAGAAGCCAAGCTTTGGAGgatgagctgctgctgctgctgtga